A window from Brachyhypopomus gauderio isolate BG-103 chromosome 6, BGAUD_0.2, whole genome shotgun sequence encodes these proteins:
- the nup85 gene encoding nuclear pore complex protein Nup85: MEEVDVEPTTTLIPGVGVKHRHLGFEWGPGDVLVYETNFRLAGAGSAGSGSPSVHMVRKDEDIYSPILRKLFNESHHIFVGLQNIRDDVPSKNKKPQFVSISKNYRSVIRACMEELQHVAVSTQDSSLVSQYSNQVSILLAIELIWNLCEVLFIDAAPAGCLLLHLLDWVRLHKADVDEKAKEVMQSDSPTHHHAYWDVVISFVLQGRVHEARHVLAKQASAQTSSRTLYQLMDTLLHKMPVFNPSGTQTLTEFDMKWRHWQEECDRCLQDKSFASSPQLQTICKILLGDEDVLLENKELLGTWYHFLVSRLLFSHPTVKPAELHYYAKSSMDMFLDSRSAPEPLDSILLAAFEFDLHQVIKDCSIALNNWWFVAHLTDLLDHCKLLQSHNLHFGSNLREFLVLEYASGLVCHHSLWQLAVDYFDHCPEFGRVYLELQIERVPLETERKALKVLRICEQRQMNEQVRSICKIMAKRALSNNRLGSALSWSIRAKDAGFATLISERFLQDYSTRGSFSDLDLIDNLGPAMLLSDRLTFLGKYREFHRLYGEKAFTEAGKLLLSLMTAKIAPRTFWMTLLTDALPLLEQKEVIFSADQTHELMFCLEELTSDSSEHNPEPPAVGEDVETTKLELLRLALARNLAMAIVKEGTVEA, encoded by the exons ATGGAGGAGGTAGACGTAGAGCCAACCACCACG TTGATTCCTGGTGTGGGAGTGAAGCACAGACATTTGGGGTTTGAGTGGGGACCAGGAGATGTCCTGGTCTATGAAACAAACTTCAGATTAGCAG GTGCGGGTTCAGCAGGGTCTGGCTCTCCCTCTGTCCACATGGTGCGTAAAGATGAAGACATCTACTCCCCCATCCTGCGCAAACTCTTCAACGAGTCACATCACATCTTTGTGGGCCTGCAGAACATCAGAGACGACGTCCCCAGCAAGAACAAAAAGCCACA GTTTGTTAGCATCAGCAAGAACTACAGGTCTGTCATCCGAGCGTGTATGGAGGAACTCCAGCACGTtgcag TGTCAACTCAGGACTCGTCTTTGGTCTCGCAGTACAGCAATCAG GTGTCCATTCTTCTGGCCATCGAGCTCATTTGGAACCTTTGTGAGGTGCTTTTCATTGACGCTGCCCCAG ccggCTGTCTGCTCCTGCACCTGCTGGACTGGGTGCGCTTACATAAGGCTGACGTAGACGAGAAGGCCAAGGAGGTCATGCAGAGTGACAGCCCCACCCATCACCACGCTTACTGGGACGTG GTGATCAGTTTTGTCCTGCAGGGCCGCGTCCACGAGGCACGACATGTCCTGGCCAAGCAGGCGTCTGCGCAGACTTCTTCCAGGACGCTCTACCAGCTCATGGACACCCTGCTGCATAAGATGCCCGTCTTTAAT ccCAGTGGCACACAGACTCTCACAGAATTTGATATGAAATGGAGGCACTGGCAGGAGGAGTGTGACCGCTGTCTCCAGGACAAATCCTTCGCCAGCAGCCCTCAGCTACAGACCATCTGCAAG ATCCTCCTTGGTGACGAGGACGTTCTGCTGGAGAATAAGGAGCTGCTTGGCACCTGGTACCATTTTCTGGTCAGCAGGTTGCTCTTCTCCCACCCAACAGTCAAACCAGCCGAGTTACACTACTACGCCAAG tcCAGTATGGATATGTTTCTGGACTCGCGCAGTGCTCCAGAGCCTCTAGATAGCATTCTGCTAGCAGCTTTTGAGTTTGACCTCCACCAAGTCATCAAAGACTGCAG CATCGCCCTCAACAACTGGTGGTTTGTGGCTCACCTGACGGACCTCCTGGACCACTGCAAGCTCCTGCAGTCCCACAACCTCCA ttTTGGCTCGAACCTGCGTGAGTTCCTGGTGCTGGAATATGCGTCTGGCCTCGTGTGCCATCACAG tCTGTGGCAGCTGGCGGTGGACTACTTTGACCACTGCCCTGAGTTTGGTCGTGTGTACTTGGAGCTGCAGATCGAGAGGGTCCCACTGGAGACCGAACGCAAGGCGCTGAAGGTGTTGAGGATCTGTGAGCAGAGACAGATGAACGAgcaag tacgCAGTATCTGTAAGATCATGGCTAAGAGGGCTCTGAGTAATAATAGACTCGGTTCTGCGCTGTCCTGGAGCATCCGAGCTAAAGACGCAGGATTCGCCACCCTCATCTCCGAGAG GTTTCTGCAGGACTACAGCACACGGGGCTCCTTCTCCGACCTGGACCTGATTGACAACCTGGGACCCGCCATGTTGCTCAGTGACAGACTCACgtttttag ggaagtACAGGGAGTTTCACAGGCTCTATGGGGAGAAGGCGTTCACCGAGGCAGGTAAGCTGCTGCTCTCTCTGATGACGGCGAAGATCGCACCCCGAACCTTCTGGATGACCCTACTGACAGACGCCCTGCCCCTGCTGGAGCAGAAAgag GTGATCTTCTCGGCCGACCAGACCCACGAGCTCATGTTCTGTCTGGAGGAGCTGACGTCGGACAGCAGCGAACACAACCCTGAACCTCCTGCTGTG GGTGAAGATGTGGAGACTACCAAGCTGGAACTGCTACGCTTGGCGCTGGCACGGAACCTGGCCATGGCTATAGTGAAGGAAGGAACGGTGGAGGcctga
- the LOC143517586 gene encoding small ubiquitin-related modifier 2-like, giving the protein MADEKPKEGVKTENNDHINLKVAGQDGSVVQFKIKRHTPLSKLMKAYCERQGLTMRQIRFRFDGQPINESDTPAQLEMEDEDTIDVFQQQTGGCV; this is encoded by the exons ATGGCCGACGAGAAGCCCAAG GAGGGAGTGAAAACTGAAAACAACGACCACATCAATCTGAAGGTGGCGGGCCAGGACGGCTCGGTGGTCCAGTTTAAGATCAAGAGGCATACGCCACTCAGCAAACTCATGAAGGCCTACTGTGAGCGGCAG GGACTGACGATGAGGCAAATCCGGTTCCGGTTTGACGGGCAGCCTATTAATGAGTCggacacacctgcacag ttgGAAATGGAGGATGAGGACACAATTGATGTTTTCCAGCAACAGACAGGAGGCTGTGTCTAA